The Rana temporaria chromosome 13, aRanTem1.1, whole genome shotgun sequence genome has a window encoding:
- the LOC120920944 gene encoding uncharacterized protein LOC120920944, with protein MKGRLFICWCLVIYPQGCVSLPKACAPKKSLSVEEGEDVVLQLDLNNIRLTSITWEYEKFVIATTKPGQPLEMGDHGSDYTGRLDSNLKDGSLMIRSLSSNDIRIYRAELFTSEKKYICAQLYDLRISGNRGISPSIAEPSETCTGTRQLFHHLGDTVTLQAPSRSGVASIVWDINNIDHLAITRPGQIERQNYCNSERLSAMSDGSLRLPRITANDERVFRAELFTNDWVHYCTQLFEVKLQKKKSTMSSVIYQALSGCVLLVAVLILLHHIRTECTAN; from the exons ATGAAAGGGCGACTTTTCATCTGCTGGTGCCTTGTTATATACCCACAGGGAT GTGTTTCCTTACCAAAGGCCTGTGCCCCCAAGAAAAGTCTTTCTGTTGAGGAGGGTGAAGACGTCGTTCTACAACTGGACCTGAATAATATCCGTCTCACTTCCATCACCTGGGAATATGAAAAGTTTGTTATTGCCACCACAAAACCAGGCCAGCCACTGGAGATGGGAGATCATGGCTCTGACTATACCGGGAGACTAGATTCTAACTTAAAGGACGGCTCATTAATGATCAGATCTTTGTCTTCCAATGACATTCGGATTTACCGAGCTGAATTATTTACCAGTGAAAAGAAATACATCTGTGCCCAGTTATATGATCTAAGGATTAGCG GCAATAGAGGGATATCTCCAAGCATTGCAG AGCCTAGCGAAACGTGTACTGGCACAAGACAATTATTTCATCACCTTGGGGACACTGTTACCCTACAAGCTCCCAGTCGTTCAGGAGTAGCATCTATTGTTTGGGACATTAATAACATCGATCACCTCGCAATCACTAGGCCGGGCCAGATTGAGCGGCAAAATTATTGCAACTCCGAGAGACTTTCTGCCATGAGTGACGGATCTTTACGGCTGCCTCGCATAACCGCCAACGATGAGCGGGTCTTCAGAGCGGAGCTTTTTACCAATGACTGGGTCCACTACTGCACACAGCTTTTTGAAGTGAAGCTACAAA aaaaaaaatcaacaatgTCTTCTGTGATCTATCAGGCGTTGTCAGGTTGTGTTCTCCTGGTTGCTGTGCTTATATTACTCCACCACATTAGGACGGAGTGTACTGCCAACTGA